The Vicinamibacteria bacterium genome window below encodes:
- a CDS encoding methyltransferase domain-containing protein, with amino-acid sequence MSADVGRYYDENTGRFLARGQGRATGAIHRAVWGAGVSTRDEAFHFVHELVRREIGAVGARRILDLGCGVGSSLAYLLAHCDVEGLGITTSAVQADLAPPSLSIRLGDFCRDELPSPVEIAYAIESFAHASDARAFFERVARALGRGGRLAICDDFLTGSSEDYWVREFRSGWHVSSLLPIEQVDRLAEEQGLLFLSDRDLTPFLEIDRPRDRAIRLLVAFARCSRPKSPGFQALRGGNALRQCLKRGLVKYRFRVYEKRGIS; translated from the coding sequence ATGAGCGCCGACGTCGGCCGATACTACGACGAGAACACCGGCCGCTTTCTCGCGCGCGGCCAGGGCCGTGCCACGGGTGCGATTCATCGCGCCGTCTGGGGGGCCGGCGTTTCGACGCGCGACGAAGCGTTTCATTTCGTGCACGAGCTCGTGCGCCGTGAGATTGGGGCGGTCGGTGCGAGGCGCATCCTCGACCTCGGTTGCGGAGTCGGGTCGAGTCTTGCCTACCTCCTCGCCCATTGCGACGTCGAGGGATTGGGAATCACGACGAGCGCCGTTCAGGCGGATCTTGCTCCACCCAGTCTTTCCATCCGATTGGGTGATTTCTGTCGCGACGAGCTGCCGAGCCCGGTGGAGATCGCCTACGCGATCGAATCGTTCGCCCACGCATCGGACGCGCGCGCTTTCTTCGAGCGTGTCGCCCGCGCCCTCGGCAGGGGAGGACGGCTCGCAATCTGTGACGACTTCTTGACCGGGAGTTCCGAAGACTATTGGGTTCGAGAGTTTCGCTCGGGCTGGCACGTTTCCTCGCTTCTCCCCATCGAGCAGGTCGATCGGCTGGCAGAGGAGCAAGGGCTTCTGTTCTTGTCGGATCGGGACCTGACGCCTTTTCTCGAGATCGACCGGCCGCGGGATCGGGCGATCCGCCTCCTCGTCGCTTTCGCCCGCTGCTCTCGGCCGAAGAGTCCAGGTTTTCAGGCTCTTCGTGGTGGAAATGCGCTTCGACAATGCTTGAAACGAGGGCTGGTCAAATATCGTTTCCGAGTCTACGAGAAACGCGGGATATCATAG